The following are encoded together in the Bacteroidales bacterium MB20-C3-3 genome:
- a CDS encoding efflux RND transporter periplasmic adaptor subunit, protein MKIIQTISTLLIAGLITACSGSQAENELSSDLLEITNDQFQFNQMELGAVDTHTFESVVKCKGLIIPLKEGLAQVSAPVGGTIKRLYQSNGDYVNKGAPLIEIGGNDIVDLQKEYAEASAVFKRVESEYLRVKNLYDEDVISQKDYNLIKSEYLSSQARFKGLQLKIDALELSSAKIESGELYSYYIIKSPIQGQVINLKNYTGSNIENKDLIMEIVNPDLIQIELYIFPDNVSEIKVGQRVKIQSSDSGISSEALIKSIGRVVDKERRSINCYASLRGSGPRYFILNQLVDSEVITGTENFPALPKEAILNSDSGTFVLLLIKKEDNKYIFTKKEVMTGIEQNGFVQVVGDGIDGPILTKGGYNLF, encoded by the coding sequence ATGAAAATAATACAAACTATCAGTACCCTGCTGATTGCAGGTCTTATAACAGCCTGTTCCGGCAGCCAGGCAGAAAATGAATTAAGTTCTGATCTGCTTGAGATAACCAATGATCAGTTTCAGTTTAACCAAATGGAGCTGGGGGCGGTAGATACACATACATTTGAGTCTGTTGTGAAGTGCAAAGGATTAATTATCCCGCTTAAAGAGGGACTTGCACAAGTGAGTGCACCTGTTGGAGGTACAATAAAGAGACTATATCAAAGCAACGGCGATTATGTAAATAAGGGGGCCCCACTGATTGAGATTGGAGGAAATGACATAGTTGATTTGCAAAAGGAGTATGCCGAGGCCTCTGCCGTCTTTAAAAGAGTTGAAAGCGAATATTTGAGGGTTAAGAATCTATATGATGAAGATGTGATATCACAAAAGGATTACAATCTTATTAAATCTGAATATTTGTCTTCTCAGGCAAGATTCAAAGGTTTACAACTAAAGATTGATGCTCTGGAACTCTCCTCTGCAAAAATTGAAAGTGGGGAGCTATATTCCTATTATATAATTAAATCACCAATCCAGGGGCAGGTAATAAATCTGAAAAACTACACCGGAAGTAATATAGAAAATAAAGATTTGATAATGGAGATAGTAAATCCGGATTTAATTCAGATTGAGTTATATATTTTCCCGGATAATGTTTCAGAAATAAAAGTTGGCCAGAGGGTAAAAATTCAATCATCAGACTCAGGGATAAGCAGTGAAGCCCTGATAAAATCAATTGGGAGGGTAGTAGATAAAGAGCGGAGATCAATTAATTGCTATGCAAGTTTAAGAGGATCCGGCCCCAGGTATTTTATATTAAATCAACTGGTAGATTCAGAAGTTATTACCGGAACAGAAAATTTTCCGGCATTACCAAAAGAGGCAATATTGAACAGCGACTCCGGAACTTTTGTGTTATTATTGATAAAAAAAGAGGATAACAAGTATATATTTACAAAAAAAGAGGTTATGACCGGTATTGAGCAAAATGGTTTTGTGCAGGTTGTTGGAGATGGAATTGACGGACCGATATTAACAAAGGGTGGGTATAATCTGTTTTAA
- a CDS encoding CusA/CzcA family heavy metal efflux RND transporter — protein MLGKIVDFSIKNKLIVILFTLSVAAFGLYSVFRISVGAVPDITNNQVQVITTSSNLSTQEIEQYITAPVEMEMANLPGVKEIRSVSKFGISLVTIVFSDKTGTYLPRQLIAEKIKVASEKIPQGFGEPEMGPITTGLGEIYQYTLDTREGYEDKYSPTDLRTIQDWIVKRRLSGINGVVEINSWGGYLKQYEVAVDPVRLASMNISLMEIFNSLENNNSISGGAYIEKTNQSYFIRGDGQVKSVEDIENIVVRSIDGNPVIVKDVAKVGFGHANRFGAITANGKGETILGQVMMLKNADSKEVIKEVKTRVAEIQENLPEGIFINPIVDRSELVAKTTFTVVENLILGALIVMLTVLLLLGNIRSALVITSMIPLSLLFTISMMFIFGVDANLMSLGALDFGIIIDGAVIIVEYIALRMLIRRSDFEFLNSEKRLDLMDSISFEGATKMMKSAIFGQIIILIVFIPILSLTGVEGKMFRPMALSFCFAILGAMIMGLTWLPVATSLFLRPSLKNRKTTSDWVMNIALKSYTPVIKWACCNKRKVLLAALLSLVLTFFLFTKIGGEFVPTLDEGDFVIQPVLKTGTSLTKTIETTTKMEQILKSNFPEVDKIVSRIGAAEVPTDPMSMEEIDMIIKLKPRKKWVSADTKEELADKFKEALSVIPGIEYEFTQPIEMRFNELITGVRSDIAIKIFGDDLEYINMKASEIKNLISGIPGASDIIMEKTAGLPQIKVEYDRDKIAYYGLDIKTLNRYLSTAFGGEATGVVFEGEKRFDMVVRFDKNSRTDISDIRQMRVSLPQGYQIPLSELADIQYTESPAKISRENAHRRVVVSVNVRNRDLQSVVDDIRSSIDENIILKPGTYVKFGGQFENLQNATNRLLIAVPVALLLIFIFLHFAFKSFKDAIMIFTAIPLATVGGVLLLWIRGMPFSVSAGVGFIALFGIAVLNGIVLIEHLKDLNERKSMSIREVILNGTKDRLRPVMLTAGAAAMGFLPMAISTGAGAEVQRPLATVVIGGLFTSTMLTMIALPLLFEIFYNVIGIKFFPLRFIRAKHIMMFLLIATPSSAIFAQPGELKINEAVDIALRNNKELKAYALRTEAKEALKSSALLFDKTTITYGTDQNNIAENNHPLRVWGITQNFTSPAQYFAEKNIKGAEYEISAAEYKLQVIELIKNVSLKYIELQVEQEKLTNFKDIESLYTKILNGAESRRKNGDISQLELLTIKAKHQSVKNQVNELKFNINDIFNNLKILMGYQDTFYLSEDLKIIEYVDKDIELSTFFILQKKREAFDRANIAMEKSRLLPDISINYFRGTNTYENSKIYHGFEAGVAIPLFFNAQRSKIRASKIALEATRELADYERDLFMSKKKELQNSYFKYKELLDQYNSSGKSLCDELKRTSQLSYEKGEIDFQKFAINIENAMQIKKEYLDNLLHYTRITLNLNYLSE, from the coding sequence ATGCTTGGAAAGATAGTTGATTTCAGCATAAAGAATAAACTTATTGTTATTCTTTTCACTTTATCTGTAGCTGCATTTGGGCTCTATTCGGTATTCAGGATATCAGTGGGAGCAGTCCCGGATATAACAAATAATCAGGTTCAGGTAATTACTACCTCTTCAAACTTGTCCACTCAGGAGATAGAGCAATACATCACTGCTCCTGTAGAGATGGAGATGGCAAATCTTCCCGGAGTGAAGGAGATCAGATCAGTATCAAAATTTGGAATATCACTTGTTACAATCGTTTTCAGCGATAAAACAGGGACATATCTCCCAAGGCAGCTGATTGCCGAGAAAATTAAAGTTGCGTCGGAAAAAATTCCACAGGGATTTGGTGAGCCGGAGATGGGGCCTATTACAACGGGATTGGGGGAGATTTATCAATACACACTGGATACAAGGGAGGGATATGAAGACAAATACTCTCCAACCGATTTGAGAACGATTCAGGACTGGATTGTAAAAAGGAGACTATCCGGCATAAACGGAGTTGTGGAGATAAACAGCTGGGGAGGGTATCTTAAGCAGTATGAGGTTGCAGTGGATCCTGTAAGACTTGCCTCAATGAATATCTCTCTTATGGAGATTTTCAACTCCCTCGAAAACAATAACAGCATTTCAGGAGGAGCATACATTGAAAAGACAAATCAAAGCTATTTTATCAGGGGTGATGGTCAGGTTAAATCCGTAGAGGATATTGAAAATATTGTTGTAAGGAGTATTGACGGGAATCCCGTTATTGTAAAAGATGTTGCTAAAGTAGGATTCGGCCATGCAAACAGATTTGGTGCAATCACTGCTAATGGAAAAGGGGAGACTATTCTGGGGCAGGTTATGATGCTGAAGAATGCCGATTCTAAGGAGGTAATTAAGGAGGTTAAGACAAGGGTCGCAGAAATACAGGAGAACCTGCCGGAGGGGATTTTTATAAACCCCATTGTAGACAGAAGTGAACTGGTGGCAAAAACAACATTTACTGTAGTTGAAAATCTGATACTTGGGGCATTGATAGTGATGCTGACAGTACTGCTGCTTCTTGGAAACATAAGGTCAGCGCTGGTAATAACCTCCATGATACCTCTCTCTCTCTTGTTTACTATATCAATGATGTTCATTTTTGGTGTAGATGCAAATCTGATGAGTCTTGGTGCTCTGGACTTTGGGATTATAATTGACGGAGCAGTTATAATTGTTGAATATATTGCACTTAGAATGCTTATAAGGAGAAGTGATTTTGAGTTTCTCAACAGTGAAAAAAGGCTGGACTTAATGGACTCAATATCTTTTGAGGGGGCAACCAAAATGATGAAGTCTGCAATTTTCGGACAAATTATTATACTTATTGTTTTTATACCAATTCTCTCTCTTACAGGGGTAGAGGGTAAGATGTTCAGGCCAATGGCTCTCTCGTTCTGCTTTGCAATACTCGGTGCTATGATTATGGGACTGACATGGCTCCCTGTAGCAACCTCTCTGTTCCTCAGGCCATCCCTGAAAAACAGGAAAACAACATCAGACTGGGTAATGAATATTGCCTTGAAATCATACACCCCGGTTATTAAATGGGCCTGTTGTAATAAGAGAAAAGTTTTGCTCGCAGCCCTGCTCTCTTTAGTTTTAACATTTTTTCTCTTTACCAAAATCGGCGGGGAGTTTGTTCCAACACTGGACGAGGGTGATTTTGTCATTCAGCCGGTATTAAAAACCGGAACATCTCTGACTAAGACTATCGAGACCACTACAAAAATGGAGCAGATATTAAAGAGTAATTTTCCCGAAGTTGATAAAATTGTGAGCAGAATAGGTGCGGCAGAAGTTCCGACAGATCCAATGTCTATGGAGGAGATTGATATGATTATCAAGCTTAAACCAAGAAAAAAATGGGTAAGTGCAGATACTAAGGAGGAACTTGCTGACAAATTCAAAGAGGCACTCTCAGTAATCCCGGGTATAGAATATGAATTTACTCAGCCTATTGAGATGCGTTTTAATGAACTAATTACCGGTGTGAGATCAGACATTGCCATTAAGATATTTGGGGACGATCTGGAATATATTAACATGAAAGCCAGTGAGATTAAAAATCTTATTTCAGGTATTCCGGGGGCAAGTGACATAATAATGGAGAAAACGGCAGGACTTCCTCAAATTAAAGTGGAATATGACCGTGATAAAATAGCATATTATGGTCTTGATATAAAAACACTTAACAGATATCTCTCTACTGCATTTGGAGGAGAGGCAACCGGAGTCGTTTTTGAAGGGGAGAAAAGGTTTGATATGGTTGTAAGATTTGACAAAAACAGCCGAACAGATATATCAGATATCAGACAAATGAGAGTATCCCTCCCGCAGGGGTATCAAATTCCATTGTCAGAGCTTGCTGATATTCAATATACAGAAAGCCCGGCCAAAATCTCCCGGGAGAATGCTCACAGAAGGGTTGTGGTGAGTGTAAATGTACGCAACCGGGATCTGCAGTCTGTTGTGGATGATATAAGGTCTTCAATTGATGAAAACATTATACTTAAACCCGGGACTTATGTAAAATTCGGAGGACAATTTGAAAACTTGCAAAATGCTACAAACAGGCTGCTTATAGCTGTTCCGGTAGCTCTGCTGTTAATATTTATTTTCCTCCATTTTGCATTCAAATCATTTAAAGACGCAATTATGATTTTTACTGCAATTCCCCTTGCAACAGTAGGTGGTGTTTTGTTGCTGTGGATCAGAGGTATGCCATTCAGCGTATCTGCCGGTGTGGGCTTTATTGCTTTGTTTGGAATAGCAGTACTTAACGGAATTGTGCTAATTGAGCATCTAAAAGATTTAAATGAGAGAAAAAGTATGTCTATCAGGGAGGTAATACTTAATGGAACAAAAGACAGGCTAAGGCCTGTGATGCTTACTGCAGGAGCTGCTGCAATGGGTTTCCTGCCGATGGCTATCTCAACAGGAGCCGGAGCAGAGGTGCAACGGCCCCTTGCCACAGTTGTAATTGGTGGGCTCTTTACATCTACCATGCTTACTATGATAGCTTTACCTCTGTTATTTGAGATATTCTATAATGTTATTGGAATAAAATTTTTCCCTCTAAGATTTATCAGAGCTAAACATATTATGATGTTTCTGTTAATAGCCACTCCTTCTTCAGCAATATTTGCTCAGCCGGGAGAGCTGAAAATTAATGAAGCAGTTGATATTGCTCTTAGGAATAATAAAGAGCTAAAGGCATATGCACTAAGAACAGAGGCAAAGGAGGCTCTGAAATCCTCTGCGCTTTTATTTGATAAGACAACTATCACTTACGGAACAGATCAAAATAATATTGCTGAAAACAATCACCCTCTGAGAGTTTGGGGTATTACCCAGAATTTCACCTCCCCTGCACAATATTTTGCTGAAAAAAACATAAAGGGGGCTGAATACGAGATATCAGCTGCCGAATATAAATTGCAGGTAATAGAACTGATAAAAAATGTCTCTTTAAAATATATTGAACTGCAGGTTGAACAGGAGAAGCTGACAAACTTTAAAGATATAGAGAGTCTCTATACAAAAATTTTAAACGGAGCAGAATCTAGGCGCAAAAACGGTGATATCAGTCAGCTTGAGCTGCTTACAATCAAAGCAAAACATCAGAGTGTAAAGAACCAGGTCAATGAGTTAAAATTCAATATAAACGATATATTTAACAATTTAAAGATTCTCATGGGTTATCAGGATACATTCTACCTGTCAGAAGATTTAAAAATTATAGAATATGTGGATAAAGATATTGAACTGTCAACCTTCTTTATATTACAGAAAAAGCGGGAGGCATTTGACAGAGCAAATATTGCAATGGAAAAAAGCAGATTACTTCCCGATATTTCAATTAATTATTTCCGGGGTACAAATACTTATGAAAACTCAAAGATATATCACGGATTTGAGGCAGGTGTAGCAATACCTCTCTTCTTTAATGCCCAGAGATCAAAAATAAGGGCCTCTAAAATTGCCCTGGAGGCGACAAGAGAGTTAGCGGATTATGAGAGAGATCTCTTCATGTCAAAGAAAAAAGAGTTGCAAAATTCATATTTTAAATATAAAGAGCTGCTGGATCAGTATAACAGCAGTGGAAAATCACTTTGCGATGAATTAAAAAGAACGTCACAGTTAAGCTATGAAAAGGGTGAAATTGATTTTCAAAAATTTGCAATTAATATTGAAAATGCAATGCAAATAAAAAAGGAGTATCTTGATAATCTTTTGCACTATACAAGAATTACACTCAATCTAAATTATCTCTCTGAATGA